The nucleotide sequence ATGGGACGATGCAACCAAAGCTCCATCTTTTAGATGCCTGATGAAAATTTCCCTTCTCATGACCTGCTTGAATACGGAAATAAGAAGCATTTGCGTCTTTGGCAGCCAACCAATGTAGACTTGATCGTCGCTGTACGTGCCACAATACCCTCCATGGAACACAAGCCAAGGATGAGTCGGTTGTGCATCTGTTCAACGTGTGTCCTTTCACTAAGGAAGTTTGGCACCTCAGAGGCCGCAAGCATCCTTGCTTGGTGCCCATTGCATTCTTCAGGCCGGGACCATTTCTCCCTTGGCTTTACTGCTTTGTTTCCTGTCTTAAGGACAAAAGTTGCGTCGTCATATGTCGCTTGGCACATCTGGAACGAGCGCAATACAAGAATCTTCTGCAACCTCAGGTTGCTGGGCTAATGCTGCGCAGCTACTCCTCTCAAAGACTACGTAGTGTCCCTTCCCTTCCTTGTAAAGCCAGCGCTCCTGTTGTAGCGACCGGTTatgattttttctcttttttttctttcattgTTAGCTCTTGTGTTTTTGCACCTGTACTTTTTTTCCTTGCTAGTTACAGCCTATTCTTTTTTCTGAGCCATGCATCTTTGCTGACTAACAACGACCTCAAATCCTCGACTAGATCATATGAGGAGCTAGTAATTAATAAGTTTTGCAGGGTTCCCTCATTGCAATGACTGGCCATAAGCGAGGCGTCTGAATGATTTGCTACGTTCCAAATGTTGACATGAGGATCATGAAACGAAAGCAAGATAGATTTTATCATATCAAAAGTACAGAGTCAGTTTGAATTATTTCTCAGGTTGTTTGTGCTTAGTGGTGTGTCACTTGAGAGAATTCAGCTCTTTCATGCCACTATTGACGAGCCATGTAGCTTAAGAAGATGCGTTATTGCCATGCGATGGAAATTTGCATGGAACTGAAGTTCAAGTTGGGTCAGAAAGGCTCTAAAAATTGTGGTCTTCAGCATTCCTATTGCTTTCAAAGCAGACACCCATGAATGTGCCTGTCGTAAAGGAGTGCTCGAGTTTGCCTCTATTTCGGTGAAGGTGACTTGGTTGAGTATGCCGCGACATATGAAGTATACATGGATGTCTACCTTTACAAgttattgttttttttttgctaaaGCCGAGTATTATTCCGCGTCTTCCCCATTTTCGATGAGGATTAGATAAAAGTTTTCCACATATGTACTCTAAGCATGACTTGTTATCTCTCCTTGCAAAGTGCAATTGTACGTCTTCGCCCAATAGCAAGGTTACTCTGCATAAGCGCTGAAGAATAATTAACTACTGTCACTGTAAATAATTAATATATGAAAACAATATCACTGAAAGAAAAGATTCTATAAATGCTACTTTCCATTTCTGAAACGTCATTGCCAGATTTAAGTGGAACAACGTTGTCAGCACCGTACCAGCGGCCATTGTGGATGGTCCCAGGAAAACGATCGAGATATTTGAGGTCTAGCTACTTCATTGCTAGTATTTACACCACTAACCTGTTTCCTGCAGATTCAGTCAAACCTGCAGTCTAGCACTTTAGCCTAGCTTGCTCTAGACAGAGCCATGGCCTCCAAACAGGCTGTGCATATGAAGCATGGGCAAGGCGAAACAAGCTATGCTCGCAACTCCAGTTTTCAGGTAGTATCTTATCTTTTCATTGAGTGGTCTCTATGACCTTTTATTTGATATTTGGCTTCCAAAACTGAAGATCCAGTTTTAAGGTAGTATCTTATCTTTTCATTGAGTGGTTTCTATGAGCTTTTATTTGACACTTCGCTTCCAAAAATGAACTAGTATTACCGTGATTTCAACGAAGAGCCGATAGAGCAATGTTAGAGAAGAAATCGGGGTGCATATAATTTGTTAAATGCTTGGTTGTATGTACCCTTTTGTAGCTCGTTGCATTTAATACTGGATACTGGCTTTCTCCTTCGCTCTCTGCATCCTAAGTTAATTAAACAACATGAAAGGAGAAGAGAAATGTCTTCAAGACAGAACAAATCCCTTTCTTGATAGTATTAACGTGTTCATGAAGAGTAATTCGTTGAAAAGTACTTTGGAGAATTTGGACACTGCGGGTAAAAAGAATATGCAGGCTAAAAGTGATGTCCTAGCAGATCAAGGCTTTCGTCAACAAATCAAAATATTTGTAAGAAATAGAATGTTCAAGACAAAAAAAGTGATTGTGTTGGGCGAGCTGGATAATGTTCTGCATTGCTACACCGGATTCAGCAGACAAAGCCACACAAAAAGTAGGAGCTGTGTAGCGAAAttgtaaaaagaaagaaatatatgTTGTCGCTTGTTGATGCGCTTAGCAGCCTGCTCTATGGTACTAGAAGATGGCTTTATAAAGATAAAAGCGTATGAGCTAATTAACACACCATTGAGCAAAAATAGTAGCTAGACTAGATTTTCTGAAGGACTACAACTTGATTGCAGAAGGCTGAGCAGAACAGGATGAAGCCCCTGATAGAAGAGGTCATCACGGACTTATGCAGCAGCACCAGTACCTTGTTGCACGGAAAGATAGTGATCGCGGACTTGGGATGCTCCTCTGGTCCAAATGCTCTAGCACTGGTATCGACTGCCATCAATGCCATCCACAACCATTGCGTTCAGTTACAGCAGCCACCACCGGAAATATGTGTGCTGCTCAATGACCTTCCTGACACTGACTTCAACATGGTCGTGAAGAGCTTGGTCACACTCCGTCAAAGCAAGAACCCTGTTGTCGTGACAGGTGTCGCACCGGGATCGTTTTACGAGCGCCTCTTCACTAGTAACTCCCTGCATGTTGTTTGCGCATCGAACAGCTTGCAATGGCTATCAAAGGTTAGAGCTCAAAGAATTGATCCAATTGGATTGCTTGTGAGTTTAAGCAAAATTTTACCTTTACAGGCTCCCGAAGATCTAACGAGGAACCGCATCCCAGCGTTCGACATTGATGAGCATGCTAGGCGTGAAATGCTCCCAATGGTCCGTGAGGCTTATGAAAAACAATTCAGGAAAGATTTCGAGCTTTTCCTGGAGCTGAGAGCCAAAGAGTTGGTCTCAGGAGGCCGGATGGTTATTTCCCTGGTAGGGACGCGTTCTGATGTAATCGCCTCCAAATTCTCTCTTTTCCCGGGAATTGTAGCTCAGATTCTAAGTGTAATGGTCGCGGAGGTACATTTATTTGCCCTTTTCTAGTATAGCAGATTATCTATTGCAATTGTATGTGCGGTTATTTTACCTCCCAATCTCATGACATGTCTGACAGGGTGTGATCGACAAAGCAAAATTTGATTGTTTCTATGTACCGCTCCATGGACCTTCCATCGAACAGGTAAGGGAGATCATCAAAGAAGAGGGGTCCTTTTCGATCAAGGAGATGCGTGTCCATGACCCTACAGCCGAAATGAACATTGCTCTGAGCAGCCCAAGAAAGTTTGTGAATAATCTGATAGCCTTATTTGAGCCGATAATAGTCCAGCATTTTGGAGAGGTTATGGATGAATTTGTGAGGGCGGCTGAGCTGCATTGGAGTCTGGATGTGGATGGGAGCTTGCGAGAGGAGCGGGTCAGAACCTCCCGAGCTATGCTGGTTGTATCCCTCGCGAAGGCATGAAGATGAGGtataggtgcatgaagatacatgCACCACATTTAATGAGATCGTACTTGATTGTGTGGAATGGACATATAAATAAGCAAAATCGTGTTGTTGTCTATGTAACATTGTGTGATGGATGTATGGCGTGCACAAATTCAGACTGACATTTGTGTCATGTATCGGTTTTAGGAAGATATGCAATGAGAGTAAAGGAGCCCTAAAGGAGAATAAATGTTGAATCCACCGCCAATTCACATAGATTTCCCTATGTATTTACTTATTGGATCGACTAGCTAAGCCTATTAATGAAATTTCCTTCGATCTAAAATACTTCAATTTACATGTTGGTCCTAAGTAGTTTATCTTTATATTTGACCAACTTTACACAAAAATATATCAAAATGTACAACATCAACTACACTTAGTATGAAAATATATTCATTGAGAATCTCATGAAACTAATATGTTATTGTTGATATGGGCACATTTTTTTATGGATTTAATCAAACTTAAGAatgtttgacttaggacaaacttGAACTATTTCGAAATAGAGGTAGTACTTGCTAACGATTGAAACATATCTCTTCTGTACTACTTAGAAAAAATAAGTAGCGTTTCTTTTCCTATCAGGCAGAACTCTTCGTCAACCGGTTCCACGTCCCTTCACTGTTTTTATTATCAGCCCGGTTTTTCCCACCACGCCATAATTGACCGCACCTTGCCAGTACACTGCTCAATCACATTAATTGACTTACATTTTACAGCACTACATCAACTCCACCTTACCTTTTGCAtcaatttcatatataacatactTAGGTACCATAagagactacatacgaagcaaaattgGTGATTTTACACTGTAAAGTTTATCtatgtacatccgtatgtagtccataatgaaatctctagaaatacttatattaatttacagaggaaGTATATGACAAACAGTCGTATGTACGTACATATTTTTATCAAATAGATAGATGTGTCGAGTAACTTCACTGTCACTAACATTCTATCAATAGATCGTTTTTCCTCTGGTCCTGGCAgctagaaccctagccgccgccagggggCCAATCTTCTAGCGTCGTCCTCCAGCGGCTCGCCCCCACCGGCGACCTCGGTCATCGTTGGTGAGGGGGCTTGCCGGATCCACGCGTGCGGATCATTTTAGTTTCTCGTAGtgtaggtttttaggttgttcatcgtcttggctttggcggcgacgatgacggcgctgAATAAAGGTTCTTCAGATCCATCCCTGGCGAGAAATTCGGTCCTATGATTGGGGATGAATTTGGAAAGCAgtatgttcaagcaaggatggcgtggcggcggcggcatcctggTGGTGGACCTGTGTTCTCATGCTCCACCGTTGCGACGGCGTTTACTCCAGCGTCGGCgaggagcttgggaggtagtcctgGAGCAGATGCAGATTATGGTCTGCGTCgatgacatctggaagacggaacatgtgctgggttcgtggatggcagatatggtttcctccttcgacgtcttagtcatggtggggtgccagatctggagctCGATGGCGTGTCCAGAGTGTTGCTCCGGTCTGATTCGTTCGAAGGCAAtgacttcacttttggtgagccaccttggaggtccgcaaagctgcatattaaCGATG is from Triticum aestivum cultivar Chinese Spring chromosome 3A, IWGSC CS RefSeq v2.1, whole genome shotgun sequence and encodes:
- the LOC123059262 gene encoding inactive anthranilate O-methyltransferase 1, with protein sequence MASKQAVHMKHGQGETSYARNSSFQKAEQNRMKPLIEEVITDLCSSTSTLLHGKIVIADLGCSSGPNALALVSTAINAIHNHCVQLQQPPPEICVLLNDLPDTDFNMVVKSLVTLRQSKNPVVVTGVAPGSFYERLFTSNSLHVVCASNSLQWLSKAPEDLTRNRIPAFDIDEHARREMLPMVREAYEKQFRKDFELFLELRAKELVSGGRMVISLVGTRSDVIASKFSLFPGIVAQILSVMVAEGVIDKAKFDCFYVPLHGPSIEQVREIIKEEGSFSIKEMRVHDPTAEMNIALSSPRKFVNNLIALFEPIIVQHFGEVMDEFVRAAELHWSLDVDGSLREERVRTSRAMLVVSLAKA